A single region of the Brachypodium distachyon strain Bd21 chromosome 3, Brachypodium_distachyon_v3.0, whole genome shotgun sequence genome encodes:
- the LOC100844474 gene encoding protein FAR1-RELATED SEQUENCE 5 isoform X3, which yields MEVEGQGMMEPQGVELEDDSINFWASLGVSTTHVHGVDQMPALHNVQMVDHHVQLLPAATTVSHPQSVCKELFPVEADPCLEPRVGMEFESGEAAKTFYIAYAGRVGFSVRIARSRKSKCSESIIMLRFVCSKEGFSKEKRVVEGKKTRKRPASIREGCNAMLEVLRRGDNKWVVTKLVKEHNHEVGMPSTVHYIATESDTVVDPYIGMEFESLESAKTFYYSYAIRVGFEARVRQSRKSQDESLKMLKLVCSRHRYHSGRETNAEDAKRGQALDPLRDGCEALFEIIRKQQDVWMVSKLIIEHTHELNPAPPSRVCCVRSQGEILVIAKNFADTRNLLLNGQDSQPSREIRYNDLGPEDAQSLLEYLRKVQVEDPAFFYAVQLDKNEQTVNIFWADANARMAYYHFGDAVRFETAYRNSKEHIPIVIFSGVNHHVQPVVFGCALLVDESEKSFAWLFEKWLEAMHVRPPVSFVTELNQQMAAAAAKVLPDTCHIFCEKHIFGTVKEELHNIYPELDHFITDLRKCIDECRIEESFESCWDSVLIKHGFRNNEVLRSLYDIRQQWAPAYTKKSFHAANLLPQSSENFEKIIDKYFSSKTQLQVSVQQLGKAICSFYEKEAQADYLTMVQVPALRTASPMEKQASLIFTRTVFDIFQEQFAESFGYHAERLEDGMVHRYRVTVDDGDEESHTVTFSPDQSTVCCSCCLFESCGILCRHALRVFIIEGVRFLPKAYVLKRWTKHAKSTVTLDNYTDLRGYSEDPSTSRYNDLCYDAIKCAKEGSASSELYKIAKDALHKALDEVMSLRNTRQQNLPNRTTSLKSPVKKFGKAKDTSAKSLKSCAATVCGLVLVQFNTYAMRSGKSTSALLFLVCFIVKEKRSAYVVICSFHFWIRTMKIILVALAGSEKAWKNGAEGQVCFEPPGKPNHVPYHVSELDIFFKMHWLILPLECLRPGAC from the exons ATGGAGGTCGAGGGGCAGGGTATGATGGAGCCCCAAGGGGTGGAGCTCGAGGACGACAGCATCAATTTCTGGGCCTCCCTCGGAGTGAGCACCACCCATGTCCATGGCGTCGACCAGATGCCTGCTCTGCATAATGTCCAGATGGTCGACCACCATGTACAGCTGCTGCCTGCGGCGACTACGGTGTCACACCCGCAGTCTGTCTGCAAGGAGCTATTCCCCGTGGAAGCCGACCCCTGCCTCGAGCCCCGGGTGGGGATGGAATTCGAGTCGGGCGAGGCTGCCAAGACCTTCTACATTGCCTATGCCGGCCGTGTCGGGTTCTCTGTCCGCATTGCTCGGTCCCGCAAGTCCAAGTGCAGCGAGTCAATCATCATGCTAAGGTTTGTTTGCTCCAAGGAGGGGTTCAGCAAGGAGAAGCGTGTCGTCgaggggaagaagacaagGAAAAGGCCAGCCTCCATTAGGGAGGGCTGCAACGCTATGCTTGAGGTTCTCCGCAGAGGCGACAACAAGTGGGTTGTCACCAAGCTTGTCAAGGAGCATAACCATGAGGTTGGGATGCCCAGCACAGTGCACTATATCGCCACTGAGAGCGATACTGTGGTTGACCCTTACATCGGTATGGAGTTTGAATCCCTTGAGTCTGCCAAGACATTCTACTACTCTTATGCTATTCGTGTGGGATTTGAAGCTCGCGTGCGCCAGTCCCGGAAGTCGCAAGATGAGTCACTCAAGATGCTGAAGCTTGTGTGCTCAAGGCACCGGTATCATTCAGGACGGGAAACCAATGCAGAGGATGCCAAGAGAGGGCAAGCCTTGGATCCCTTGAGAGATGGTTGTGAAGCACTATTTGAGATAATTCGGAAGCAGCAAGATGTTTGGATGGTCTCCAAACTCATCATAGAACATACTCATGAGCTGAACCCCGCACCACCAAGTAGAGTTTGCTGTGTCCGCTCACAAGGTGAGATACTTGTAATTGCAAAGAACTTTGCTGACACACGAAATCTCCTATTGAATGGGCAAGATTCCCAGCCTTCTCGAGAGATCCGGTATAATGATTTAGGACCAGAGGATGCTCAAAGCCTACTTGAATATCTTAGGAAGGTACAGGTCGAGGATCCTGCATTTTTTTACGCAGTGCAGCTTGACAAGAATGAGCAGACGGTCAATATCTTCTGGGCTGATGCTAACGCTAGGATGGCTTATTACCATTTTGGTGATGCTGTTAGGTTTGAGACAGCATACAGAAACAGCAAGGAGCATATACCTATTGTCATATTTTCTGGTGTCAATCATCATGTGCAGCCCGTTGTTTTTGGCTGCGCACTACTTGTCGATGAATCTGAAAAATCATTTGCATGGCTATTTGAAAAATGGCTTGAAGCAATGCATGTGAGGCCCCCTGTTTCTTTCGTAACAGAGCTGAACCAACAGatggcagcagctgctgccaAGGTACTACCTGACACCTGTCATATTTTCTGCGAGAAGCATATATTTGGTACTGTCAAGGAGGAGCTGCATAATATTTATCCAGAGCTAGACCATTTCATAACTGACCTGAGAAAGTGCATTGATGAATGTAGAATAGAAGAATCATTTGAATCATGTTGGGATTCTGTTCTCATAAAACATGGCTTCAGAAATAATGAAGTTTTACGGTCTCTTTATGATATTCGCCAACAATGGGCCCCTGCATACACAAAGAAATCATTTCATGCCGCAAACCTGCTTCCACAAAGCtctgaaaattttgaaaagaTTATTGATAAGTACTTCTCGTCCAAGACCCAGTTACAGGTTTCCGTGCAGCAACTTGGAAAAGCTATTTGTAGTTTCTATGAGAAAGAAGCTCAGGCGGATTATCTGACGATGGTTCAAGTACCAGCACTGAGGACTGCTTCACCGATGGAAAAACAAGCGAGTTTAATATTTACTAGGACAGTGTTTGATATATTTCAGGAGCAATTTGCCGAGTCCTTTGGGTACCATGCAGAGAGGCTTGAGGATGGGATGGTACATAGGTACCGTGTCACGGTAGATGATGGTGATGAGGAGTCACATACTGTCACTTTCAGTCCAGATCAAAGTACAGTGTGTTGTAGTTGTTGCCTTTTTGAGAGTTGTGGAATCTTGTGCAGGCATGCCCTTCGAGTGTTCATCATCGAAGGAGTACGTTTCCTTCCAAAGGCTTATGTCTTGAAACGCTGGACAAAACATGCAAAAAGTACTGTCACCTTGGACAACTACACTGATCTACGGGGATACTCTGAGGATCCTTCAACTTCAAGGTACAATGATCTTTGCTATGATGCAATCAAATGTGCAAAAGAGGGCTCGGCATCCTCTGAGCTCTATAAAATTGCTAAGGATGCACTGCACAAGGCTCTTGATGAGGTCATGTCTTTAAGGAATACCAGGCAGCAAAATCTGCCAAACCGTACAACGTCATTAAAAAGCCCAGTCAAGAAGTTTGGGAAGGCTAAAGATACCTCTGCCAAGAGCTTAAAGAG TTGTGCTGCAACAGTTTGTGGTCTCGTACTTGTGCAGTTCAATACATATGCCATGAG GTCAGGAAAAAGTACATCTGCCCTTCTATTTTTGGTGTGCTTCATAGTAAAAGAGAAGCGTTCAGCATATGTCGTCATATGTTCCTTCCACTTCTG GATAAGAACAATGAAGATTATTCTTGTTGCCCTAGCTGGTTCGGAGAAAGCTTGGAAAAATGGTGCTGAAGGACAAGTTTGTTTTGAG CCTCCAGGCAAACCAAATCACGTGCCTTACCACGTATCGGAGCTTGACATATTTTTCAAGATGCACTGGTTAATCCTCCCTCTGGAGTGTCTAAGACCAGGGGCTTGTTAA
- the LOC100844474 gene encoding protein FAR1-RELATED SEQUENCE 5 isoform X10 has protein sequence MEVEGQGMMEPQGVELEDDSINFWASLGVSTTHVHGVDQMPALHNVQMVDHHVQLLPAATTVSHPQSVCKELFPVEADPCLEPRVGMEFESGEAAKTFYIAYAGRVGFSVRIARSRKSKCSESIIMLRFVCSKEGFSKEKRVVEGKKTRKRPASIREGCNAMLEVLRRGDNKWVVTKLVKEHNHEVGMPSTVHYIATESDTVVDPYIGMEFESLESAKTFYYSYAIRVGFEARVRQSRKSQDESLKMLKLVCSRHRYHSGRETNAEDAKRGQALDPLRDGCEALFEIIRKQQDVWMVSKLIIEHTHELNPAPPSRVCCVRSQGEILVIAKNFADTRNLLLNGQDSQPSREIRYNDLGPEDAQSLLEYLRKVQVEDPAFFYAVQLDKNEQTVNIFWADANARMAYYHFGDAVRFETAYRNSKEHIPIVIFSGVNHHVQPVVFGCALLVDESEKSFAWLFEKWLEAMHVRPPVSFVTELNQQMAAAAAKVLPDTCHIFCEKHIFGTVKEELHNIYPELDHFITDLRKCIDECRIEESFESCWDSVLIKHGFRNNEVLRSLYDIRQQWAPAYTKKSFHAANLLPQSSENFEKIIDKYFSSKTQLQVSVQQLGKAICSFYEKEAQADYLTMVQVPALRTASPMEKQASLIFTRTVFDIFQEQFAESFGYHAERLEDGMVHRYRVTVDDGDEESHTVTFSPDQSTVCCSCCLFESCGILCRHALRVFIIEGVRFLPKAYVLKRWTKHAKSTVTLDNYTDLRGYSEDPSTSRYNDLCYDAIKCAKEGSASSELYKIAKDALHKALDEVMSLRNTRQQNLPNRTTSLKSPVKKFGKAKDTSAKSLKSCAATVCGLVLVQFNTYAMRNKGQEKVHLPFYFWCAS, from the exons ATGGAGGTCGAGGGGCAGGGTATGATGGAGCCCCAAGGGGTGGAGCTCGAGGACGACAGCATCAATTTCTGGGCCTCCCTCGGAGTGAGCACCACCCATGTCCATGGCGTCGACCAGATGCCTGCTCTGCATAATGTCCAGATGGTCGACCACCATGTACAGCTGCTGCCTGCGGCGACTACGGTGTCACACCCGCAGTCTGTCTGCAAGGAGCTATTCCCCGTGGAAGCCGACCCCTGCCTCGAGCCCCGGGTGGGGATGGAATTCGAGTCGGGCGAGGCTGCCAAGACCTTCTACATTGCCTATGCCGGCCGTGTCGGGTTCTCTGTCCGCATTGCTCGGTCCCGCAAGTCCAAGTGCAGCGAGTCAATCATCATGCTAAGGTTTGTTTGCTCCAAGGAGGGGTTCAGCAAGGAGAAGCGTGTCGTCgaggggaagaagacaagGAAAAGGCCAGCCTCCATTAGGGAGGGCTGCAACGCTATGCTTGAGGTTCTCCGCAGAGGCGACAACAAGTGGGTTGTCACCAAGCTTGTCAAGGAGCATAACCATGAGGTTGGGATGCCCAGCACAGTGCACTATATCGCCACTGAGAGCGATACTGTGGTTGACCCTTACATCGGTATGGAGTTTGAATCCCTTGAGTCTGCCAAGACATTCTACTACTCTTATGCTATTCGTGTGGGATTTGAAGCTCGCGTGCGCCAGTCCCGGAAGTCGCAAGATGAGTCACTCAAGATGCTGAAGCTTGTGTGCTCAAGGCACCGGTATCATTCAGGACGGGAAACCAATGCAGAGGATGCCAAGAGAGGGCAAGCCTTGGATCCCTTGAGAGATGGTTGTGAAGCACTATTTGAGATAATTCGGAAGCAGCAAGATGTTTGGATGGTCTCCAAACTCATCATAGAACATACTCATGAGCTGAACCCCGCACCACCAAGTAGAGTTTGCTGTGTCCGCTCACAAGGTGAGATACTTGTAATTGCAAAGAACTTTGCTGACACACGAAATCTCCTATTGAATGGGCAAGATTCCCAGCCTTCTCGAGAGATCCGGTATAATGATTTAGGACCAGAGGATGCTCAAAGCCTACTTGAATATCTTAGGAAGGTACAGGTCGAGGATCCTGCATTTTTTTACGCAGTGCAGCTTGACAAGAATGAGCAGACGGTCAATATCTTCTGGGCTGATGCTAACGCTAGGATGGCTTATTACCATTTTGGTGATGCTGTTAGGTTTGAGACAGCATACAGAAACAGCAAGGAGCATATACCTATTGTCATATTTTCTGGTGTCAATCATCATGTGCAGCCCGTTGTTTTTGGCTGCGCACTACTTGTCGATGAATCTGAAAAATCATTTGCATGGCTATTTGAAAAATGGCTTGAAGCAATGCATGTGAGGCCCCCTGTTTCTTTCGTAACAGAGCTGAACCAACAGatggcagcagctgctgccaAGGTACTACCTGACACCTGTCATATTTTCTGCGAGAAGCATATATTTGGTACTGTCAAGGAGGAGCTGCATAATATTTATCCAGAGCTAGACCATTTCATAACTGACCTGAGAAAGTGCATTGATGAATGTAGAATAGAAGAATCATTTGAATCATGTTGGGATTCTGTTCTCATAAAACATGGCTTCAGAAATAATGAAGTTTTACGGTCTCTTTATGATATTCGCCAACAATGGGCCCCTGCATACACAAAGAAATCATTTCATGCCGCAAACCTGCTTCCACAAAGCtctgaaaattttgaaaagaTTATTGATAAGTACTTCTCGTCCAAGACCCAGTTACAGGTTTCCGTGCAGCAACTTGGAAAAGCTATTTGTAGTTTCTATGAGAAAGAAGCTCAGGCGGATTATCTGACGATGGTTCAAGTACCAGCACTGAGGACTGCTTCACCGATGGAAAAACAAGCGAGTTTAATATTTACTAGGACAGTGTTTGATATATTTCAGGAGCAATTTGCCGAGTCCTTTGGGTACCATGCAGAGAGGCTTGAGGATGGGATGGTACATAGGTACCGTGTCACGGTAGATGATGGTGATGAGGAGTCACATACTGTCACTTTCAGTCCAGATCAAAGTACAGTGTGTTGTAGTTGTTGCCTTTTTGAGAGTTGTGGAATCTTGTGCAGGCATGCCCTTCGAGTGTTCATCATCGAAGGAGTACGTTTCCTTCCAAAGGCTTATGTCTTGAAACGCTGGACAAAACATGCAAAAAGTACTGTCACCTTGGACAACTACACTGATCTACGGGGATACTCTGAGGATCCTTCAACTTCAAGGTACAATGATCTTTGCTATGATGCAATCAAATGTGCAAAAGAGGGCTCGGCATCCTCTGAGCTCTATAAAATTGCTAAGGATGCACTGCACAAGGCTCTTGATGAGGTCATGTCTTTAAGGAATACCAGGCAGCAAAATCTGCCAAACCGTACAACGTCATTAAAAAGCCCAGTCAAGAAGTTTGGGAAGGCTAAAGATACCTCTGCCAAGAGCTTAAAGAG TTGTGCTGCAACAGTTTGTGGTCTCGTACTTGTGCAGTTCAATACATATGCCATGAG GAACAAAGGTCAGGAAAAAGTACATCTGCCCTTCTATTTTTGGTGTGCTTCATAG
- the LOC100844474 gene encoding protein FAR1-RELATED SEQUENCE 5 isoform X11, which produces MEVEGQGMMEPQGVELEDDSINFWASLGVSTTHVHGVDQMPALHNVQMVDHHVQLLPAATTVSHPQSVCKELFPVEADPCLEPRVGMEFESGEAAKTFYIAYAGRVGFSVRIARSRKSKCSESIIMLRFVCSKEGFSKEKRVVEGKKTRKRPASIREGCNAMLEVLRRGDNKWVVTKLVKEHNHEVGMPSTVHYIATESDTVVDPYIGMEFESLESAKTFYYSYAIRVGFEARVRQSRKSQDESLKMLKLVCSRHRYHSGRETNAEDAKRGQALDPLRDGCEALFEIIRKQQDVWMVSKLIIEHTHELNPAPPSRVCCVRSQGEILVIAKNFADTRNLLLNGQDSQPSREIRYNDLGPEDAQSLLEYLRKVQVEDPAFFYAVQLDKNEQTVNIFWADANARMAYYHFGDAVRFETAYRNSKEHIPIVIFSGVNHHVQPVVFGCALLVDESEKSFAWLFEKWLEAMHVRPPVSFVTELNQQMAAAAAKVLPDTCHIFCEKHIFGTVKEELHNIYPELDHFITDLRKCIDECRIEESFESCWDSVLIKHGFRNNEVLRSLYDIRQQWAPAYTKKSFHAANLLPQSSENFEKIIDKYFSSKTQLQVSVQQLGKAICSFYEKEAQADYLTMVQVPALRTASPMEKQASLIFTRTVFDIFQEQFAESFGYHAERLEDGMVHRYRVTVDDGDEESHTVTFSPDQSTVCCSCCLFESCGILCRHALRVFIIEGVRFLPKAYVLKRWTKHAKSTVTLDNYTDLRGYSEDPSTSRYNDLCYDAIKCAKEGSASSELYKIAKDALHKALDEVMSLRNTRQQNLPNRTTSLKSPVKKFGKAKDTSAKSLKRNKGQEKVHLPFYFWCAS; this is translated from the exons ATGGAGGTCGAGGGGCAGGGTATGATGGAGCCCCAAGGGGTGGAGCTCGAGGACGACAGCATCAATTTCTGGGCCTCCCTCGGAGTGAGCACCACCCATGTCCATGGCGTCGACCAGATGCCTGCTCTGCATAATGTCCAGATGGTCGACCACCATGTACAGCTGCTGCCTGCGGCGACTACGGTGTCACACCCGCAGTCTGTCTGCAAGGAGCTATTCCCCGTGGAAGCCGACCCCTGCCTCGAGCCCCGGGTGGGGATGGAATTCGAGTCGGGCGAGGCTGCCAAGACCTTCTACATTGCCTATGCCGGCCGTGTCGGGTTCTCTGTCCGCATTGCTCGGTCCCGCAAGTCCAAGTGCAGCGAGTCAATCATCATGCTAAGGTTTGTTTGCTCCAAGGAGGGGTTCAGCAAGGAGAAGCGTGTCGTCgaggggaagaagacaagGAAAAGGCCAGCCTCCATTAGGGAGGGCTGCAACGCTATGCTTGAGGTTCTCCGCAGAGGCGACAACAAGTGGGTTGTCACCAAGCTTGTCAAGGAGCATAACCATGAGGTTGGGATGCCCAGCACAGTGCACTATATCGCCACTGAGAGCGATACTGTGGTTGACCCTTACATCGGTATGGAGTTTGAATCCCTTGAGTCTGCCAAGACATTCTACTACTCTTATGCTATTCGTGTGGGATTTGAAGCTCGCGTGCGCCAGTCCCGGAAGTCGCAAGATGAGTCACTCAAGATGCTGAAGCTTGTGTGCTCAAGGCACCGGTATCATTCAGGACGGGAAACCAATGCAGAGGATGCCAAGAGAGGGCAAGCCTTGGATCCCTTGAGAGATGGTTGTGAAGCACTATTTGAGATAATTCGGAAGCAGCAAGATGTTTGGATGGTCTCCAAACTCATCATAGAACATACTCATGAGCTGAACCCCGCACCACCAAGTAGAGTTTGCTGTGTCCGCTCACAAGGTGAGATACTTGTAATTGCAAAGAACTTTGCTGACACACGAAATCTCCTATTGAATGGGCAAGATTCCCAGCCTTCTCGAGAGATCCGGTATAATGATTTAGGACCAGAGGATGCTCAAAGCCTACTTGAATATCTTAGGAAGGTACAGGTCGAGGATCCTGCATTTTTTTACGCAGTGCAGCTTGACAAGAATGAGCAGACGGTCAATATCTTCTGGGCTGATGCTAACGCTAGGATGGCTTATTACCATTTTGGTGATGCTGTTAGGTTTGAGACAGCATACAGAAACAGCAAGGAGCATATACCTATTGTCATATTTTCTGGTGTCAATCATCATGTGCAGCCCGTTGTTTTTGGCTGCGCACTACTTGTCGATGAATCTGAAAAATCATTTGCATGGCTATTTGAAAAATGGCTTGAAGCAATGCATGTGAGGCCCCCTGTTTCTTTCGTAACAGAGCTGAACCAACAGatggcagcagctgctgccaAGGTACTACCTGACACCTGTCATATTTTCTGCGAGAAGCATATATTTGGTACTGTCAAGGAGGAGCTGCATAATATTTATCCAGAGCTAGACCATTTCATAACTGACCTGAGAAAGTGCATTGATGAATGTAGAATAGAAGAATCATTTGAATCATGTTGGGATTCTGTTCTCATAAAACATGGCTTCAGAAATAATGAAGTTTTACGGTCTCTTTATGATATTCGCCAACAATGGGCCCCTGCATACACAAAGAAATCATTTCATGCCGCAAACCTGCTTCCACAAAGCtctgaaaattttgaaaagaTTATTGATAAGTACTTCTCGTCCAAGACCCAGTTACAGGTTTCCGTGCAGCAACTTGGAAAAGCTATTTGTAGTTTCTATGAGAAAGAAGCTCAGGCGGATTATCTGACGATGGTTCAAGTACCAGCACTGAGGACTGCTTCACCGATGGAAAAACAAGCGAGTTTAATATTTACTAGGACAGTGTTTGATATATTTCAGGAGCAATTTGCCGAGTCCTTTGGGTACCATGCAGAGAGGCTTGAGGATGGGATGGTACATAGGTACCGTGTCACGGTAGATGATGGTGATGAGGAGTCACATACTGTCACTTTCAGTCCAGATCAAAGTACAGTGTGTTGTAGTTGTTGCCTTTTTGAGAGTTGTGGAATCTTGTGCAGGCATGCCCTTCGAGTGTTCATCATCGAAGGAGTACGTTTCCTTCCAAAGGCTTATGTCTTGAAACGCTGGACAAAACATGCAAAAAGTACTGTCACCTTGGACAACTACACTGATCTACGGGGATACTCTGAGGATCCTTCAACTTCAAGGTACAATGATCTTTGCTATGATGCAATCAAATGTGCAAAAGAGGGCTCGGCATCCTCTGAGCTCTATAAAATTGCTAAGGATGCACTGCACAAGGCTCTTGATGAGGTCATGTCTTTAAGGAATACCAGGCAGCAAAATCTGCCAAACCGTACAACGTCATTAAAAAGCCCAGTCAAGAAGTTTGGGAAGGCTAAAGATACCTCTGCCAAGAGCTTAAAGAG GAACAAAGGTCAGGAAAAAGTACATCTGCCCTTCTATTTTTGGTGTGCTTCATAG
- the LOC100844474 gene encoding protein FAR1-RELATED SEQUENCE 5 isoform X1 — MEVEGQGMMEPQGVELEDDSINFWASLGVSTTHVHGVDQMPALHNVQMVDHHVQLLPAATTVSHPQSVCKELFPVEADPCLEPRVGMEFESGEAAKTFYIAYAGRVGFSVRIARSRKSKCSESIIMLRFVCSKEGFSKEKRVVEGKKTRKRPASIREGCNAMLEVLRRGDNKWVVTKLVKEHNHEVGMPSTVHYIATESDTVVDPYIGMEFESLESAKTFYYSYAIRVGFEARVRQSRKSQDESLKMLKLVCSRHRYHSGRETNAEDAKRGQALDPLRDGCEALFEIIRKQQDVWMVSKLIIEHTHELNPAPPSRVCCVRSQGEILVIAKNFADTRNLLLNGQDSQPSREIRYNDLGPEDAQSLLEYLRKVQVEDPAFFYAVQLDKNEQTVNIFWADANARMAYYHFGDAVRFETAYRNSKEHIPIVIFSGVNHHVQPVVFGCALLVDESEKSFAWLFEKWLEAMHVRPPVSFVTELNQQMAAAAAKVLPDTCHIFCEKHIFGTVKEELHNIYPELDHFITDLRKCIDECRIEESFESCWDSVLIKHGFRNNEVLRSLYDIRQQWAPAYTKKSFHAANLLPQSSENFEKIIDKYFSSKTQLQVSVQQLGKAICSFYEKEAQADYLTMVQVPALRTASPMEKQASLIFTRTVFDIFQEQFAESFGYHAERLEDGMVHRYRVTVDDGDEESHTVTFSPDQSTVCCSCCLFESCGILCRHALRVFIIEGVRFLPKAYVLKRWTKHAKSTVTLDNYTDLRGYSEDPSTSRYNDLCYDAIKCAKEGSASSELYKIAKDALHKALDEVMSLRNTRQQNLPNRTTSLKSPVKKFGKAKDTSAKSLKSCAATVCGLVLVQFNTYAMRSGKSTSALLFLVCFIVKEKRSAYVVICSFHFWIRTMKIILVALAGSEKAWKNGAEGQVCFEVKTIKKNTNALKAPNYCFTCLIFSSPASRQTKSRALPRIGA; from the exons ATGGAGGTCGAGGGGCAGGGTATGATGGAGCCCCAAGGGGTGGAGCTCGAGGACGACAGCATCAATTTCTGGGCCTCCCTCGGAGTGAGCACCACCCATGTCCATGGCGTCGACCAGATGCCTGCTCTGCATAATGTCCAGATGGTCGACCACCATGTACAGCTGCTGCCTGCGGCGACTACGGTGTCACACCCGCAGTCTGTCTGCAAGGAGCTATTCCCCGTGGAAGCCGACCCCTGCCTCGAGCCCCGGGTGGGGATGGAATTCGAGTCGGGCGAGGCTGCCAAGACCTTCTACATTGCCTATGCCGGCCGTGTCGGGTTCTCTGTCCGCATTGCTCGGTCCCGCAAGTCCAAGTGCAGCGAGTCAATCATCATGCTAAGGTTTGTTTGCTCCAAGGAGGGGTTCAGCAAGGAGAAGCGTGTCGTCgaggggaagaagacaagGAAAAGGCCAGCCTCCATTAGGGAGGGCTGCAACGCTATGCTTGAGGTTCTCCGCAGAGGCGACAACAAGTGGGTTGTCACCAAGCTTGTCAAGGAGCATAACCATGAGGTTGGGATGCCCAGCACAGTGCACTATATCGCCACTGAGAGCGATACTGTGGTTGACCCTTACATCGGTATGGAGTTTGAATCCCTTGAGTCTGCCAAGACATTCTACTACTCTTATGCTATTCGTGTGGGATTTGAAGCTCGCGTGCGCCAGTCCCGGAAGTCGCAAGATGAGTCACTCAAGATGCTGAAGCTTGTGTGCTCAAGGCACCGGTATCATTCAGGACGGGAAACCAATGCAGAGGATGCCAAGAGAGGGCAAGCCTTGGATCCCTTGAGAGATGGTTGTGAAGCACTATTTGAGATAATTCGGAAGCAGCAAGATGTTTGGATGGTCTCCAAACTCATCATAGAACATACTCATGAGCTGAACCCCGCACCACCAAGTAGAGTTTGCTGTGTCCGCTCACAAGGTGAGATACTTGTAATTGCAAAGAACTTTGCTGACACACGAAATCTCCTATTGAATGGGCAAGATTCCCAGCCTTCTCGAGAGATCCGGTATAATGATTTAGGACCAGAGGATGCTCAAAGCCTACTTGAATATCTTAGGAAGGTACAGGTCGAGGATCCTGCATTTTTTTACGCAGTGCAGCTTGACAAGAATGAGCAGACGGTCAATATCTTCTGGGCTGATGCTAACGCTAGGATGGCTTATTACCATTTTGGTGATGCTGTTAGGTTTGAGACAGCATACAGAAACAGCAAGGAGCATATACCTATTGTCATATTTTCTGGTGTCAATCATCATGTGCAGCCCGTTGTTTTTGGCTGCGCACTACTTGTCGATGAATCTGAAAAATCATTTGCATGGCTATTTGAAAAATGGCTTGAAGCAATGCATGTGAGGCCCCCTGTTTCTTTCGTAACAGAGCTGAACCAACAGatggcagcagctgctgccaAGGTACTACCTGACACCTGTCATATTTTCTGCGAGAAGCATATATTTGGTACTGTCAAGGAGGAGCTGCATAATATTTATCCAGAGCTAGACCATTTCATAACTGACCTGAGAAAGTGCATTGATGAATGTAGAATAGAAGAATCATTTGAATCATGTTGGGATTCTGTTCTCATAAAACATGGCTTCAGAAATAATGAAGTTTTACGGTCTCTTTATGATATTCGCCAACAATGGGCCCCTGCATACACAAAGAAATCATTTCATGCCGCAAACCTGCTTCCACAAAGCtctgaaaattttgaaaagaTTATTGATAAGTACTTCTCGTCCAAGACCCAGTTACAGGTTTCCGTGCAGCAACTTGGAAAAGCTATTTGTAGTTTCTATGAGAAAGAAGCTCAGGCGGATTATCTGACGATGGTTCAAGTACCAGCACTGAGGACTGCTTCACCGATGGAAAAACAAGCGAGTTTAATATTTACTAGGACAGTGTTTGATATATTTCAGGAGCAATTTGCCGAGTCCTTTGGGTACCATGCAGAGAGGCTTGAGGATGGGATGGTACATAGGTACCGTGTCACGGTAGATGATGGTGATGAGGAGTCACATACTGTCACTTTCAGTCCAGATCAAAGTACAGTGTGTTGTAGTTGTTGCCTTTTTGAGAGTTGTGGAATCTTGTGCAGGCATGCCCTTCGAGTGTTCATCATCGAAGGAGTACGTTTCCTTCCAAAGGCTTATGTCTTGAAACGCTGGACAAAACATGCAAAAAGTACTGTCACCTTGGACAACTACACTGATCTACGGGGATACTCTGAGGATCCTTCAACTTCAAGGTACAATGATCTTTGCTATGATGCAATCAAATGTGCAAAAGAGGGCTCGGCATCCTCTGAGCTCTATAAAATTGCTAAGGATGCACTGCACAAGGCTCTTGATGAGGTCATGTCTTTAAGGAATACCAGGCAGCAAAATCTGCCAAACCGTACAACGTCATTAAAAAGCCCAGTCAAGAAGTTTGGGAAGGCTAAAGATACCTCTGCCAAGAGCTTAAAGAG TTGTGCTGCAACAGTTTGTGGTCTCGTACTTGTGCAGTTCAATACATATGCCATGAG GTCAGGAAAAAGTACATCTGCCCTTCTATTTTTGGTGTGCTTCATAGTAAAAGAGAAGCGTTCAGCATATGTCGTCATATGTTCCTTCCACTTCTG GATAAGAACAATGAAGATTATTCTTGTTGCCCTAGCTGGTTCGGAGAAAGCTTGGAAAAATGGTGCTGAAGGACAAGTTTGTTTTGAGGTGAAaactattaaaaaaaataccaatgCCCTAAAGGCCCCTAACTACTG CTTTACGTGTCTTATTTTTTCATCTCCAGCCTCCAGGCAAACCAAATCACGTGCCTTACCACGTATCGGAGCTTGA